ATAGCGAATAGCGACCAACCGGGAACCTTCATGGCCGATGCCGTCCTCATGGCGAAACGCTCCAAAGATGCACAATCTGCGGGGACCGAAAGACCGGCCGCTCGGGTCGACGGCGAGGCCTCGCCAGCCGCAAAGGTCGTCGGCGCCGTTTCGAGCGCGGTGAAGATCCTGCGCTATCTCAGCCGCAGCCCGGACCCGGTCGGCGTCACCCGCATCGCCAAGGACCTCAAACTCAACCCGTCGACCTGCTTCAACATCCTGCGGACGCTGGCCGGGGACGATTTCGTCGCCTTCGATCCGGCGGCAAAAACCTATGTGATCAGCTGGGGCGTCATGGATCTGGCCCGAGGCGCGACAGCCTTGCGCGGGGACATCAGTTCGGTGCAGCCGGTGATGGAGCGCATCGCTCTCGATCACGGGGTGACGGTGACCCTGTGGCAGCCCATCTCGCAGAACCGCAAGGTCCTGATCCTGAGCGCGCATACGCGCAATGCGATGCGGATCCAGATGTCGGTCGGGCAAAGGCTGCCCATCCTCATCGGTGCCACCGGACGGGTCATGGCCGCCTTCTCGACCCTTTCCAGGGCGGACATCCGCAAGCGTTTCGACGAGATCCGCTGGGATCGGCCGATCAGCTTCGAAGATTTCCTGCAGCAGGTGCGGGAGACCGCCGAGCAGGGATGGTCGATCGACGATGGAAATTTCGCCGCCGGAACCGTCTCCGTCGCCGTGCCGATCCTGAATGATGCGGGAACCGCGACCATGGCGGTCACGGCCACGATGTTCGCCGGGCAATACGACAAGGAGCGGGCCGCCTCGGTCGTCGCCGACCTGCAGGAGTTCGCCCTGCGGTGCAAGCATCTCGCCGGCTGATCGTCAGGAGACCGCCGGCGTCGGCACCCAGTGGCGCGAGCCTGCGAATTCCGTGGAGGAGAGGTCGATGGAGGCCAGCTCCTCCTTCGTCAGCAGAATATCGACGGCGCCGGCATTCTCCTCGAGATATTTGATCCGCTTCGTCCCCGGGATGGGCACGATGTCGTTGCCCTGGCCGAACAGCCAGGCGAGCGCGATCTGGCCCAGGGTGCAGCCACGCTTGGCCGCCAGGGCCTTCACATTCTGCAGGAGCTCGAGATTGCGATCGATGTTGCCTTCCTGGAAGCGCGGCGAGTTCTGGCGGATGTCGTTGTCGTTCAAGACGGACGTGGAGGTGATGGCGCCGGTCAGGAAGCCGCGGCCGAGGGGACTGTACGGCACGAAGGCGATGTCGAGGGCACGGCAGGCCGGCAGGGTCTCGGCCTCGACGGCGCGTTCCCAGAGGGAATATTCCGACTGCAGGGCGGCAATGGGATGGACCGCGCTGGCGCGCTTCAGGATGTCGGCGCCGACCTCGGAGAGACCGATGCCACGGATCTTGCCTTCGTTCATCAGCTGGCCGAGTGCGCCCACGGTGTCTTCGATGGGGATGTTCGGGTCCATGCGGTGGACGTAATAAAGATCGATGTAATCGGTGCCGAGGCGCTTGAGGGAGGCTTCGCAACAGGCGCGCATATAGTCGGGGCGGTTGTTCAGGTCGCGGTCGTAGAGACTGCCGGAGGGGCCGGTCGGATCCCGCACGATCCCGAATTTCGAGGCTACCAGCACCCGTTCGCGGCGGCCCGCGATGGCCTTGCCGACGAGCTCCTCGTTATGGCCGCGGCCATAGATGTCAGAGGTGTCGAGCATGGTGATGCCGAGTTCGATGGTGCGGTCGAGGGTCTTGAGCGACTGGGCGTCGTCCTGGGGACCGTAGAATTCGGACATGCCCATGCAGCCGAGCCCCAGGGCCGAGCTGAGCAGTCCCGATTTTCCAAGCCGTACCTGGCGCATGTTCTTCCTCCTGCCGACGATGGAGCCGGCGTCAATCCAGACGTTCGATGATGGTGGCGGTGCCGAGACCGCCGGCGCAGCACATGGTCTGAAGGCCGTAGCGGGCGCCGCGACGATCCATTTCGTGAAGCAGGGTGGTCAGCAAGCGGGCGCCGCTCGCGCCGAGGGGGTGGCCCAGGGCGATGGCGCCGCCATTGACGTTCAACCGGTCGTGGCCGACGCCGAATTCCTTCATCCACATGAGCGGCACCGGGGCGAAGGCCTCGTTCACCTCGAAGAGGTCGATCTCGTCGATGGACAGGCCGGCGCGGTCCAGCACCCGGCGCGTGGCGGCGAGGGGTCCGGTGAGCATGAGGGTCGGGTCGGAGCCCACCGTGGTCATGGCGGCGATGCGGGCGCGGGGCTTCAGGCCGTGCTTCTCCGCCGCTTCACGGGATGCGACCAGCAGGGCAGCTGCACCATCCGAGATCTGGGAGGCATTGCCCGCCGTGACGCGGCCGTCGGGGCGGAAGCTCGTCTTCAGGGTCGCGAGCTTCTCCAGGGTCGTGCCACGGCGGATGGTCTCGTCGGCGGTCAGGACAATGTTCGCCGGTTCGGCGCCGGGTTCCTGCCAGGCGTTCACTTCGACGGGGATCTTCTGGCCCTCGAAGCGACCTTCATCGTCCGCCTGGGCCGCACGTCTATGGCTCTCCATGGCATAGGCGTCGAGGTCGTCGCGGGTCATGGTCCACTGGTCGGCGATGCGCTCGGCCGCCTCGCCTTGAGAGGTCATCTCGAAGCGGTCCAGGAGCTTGTGGCCGAAAGGCTCGCCATGGATTTCCCGGTTGCTGCCCATGGGAACGCGGCTCATGGATTCGACGCCGCCGGCCACGACCATGTCGACCATGCCAGAGGCGATCTCGCCTGCGGCCATGTGAAGGGCGGCCTCGGAGGAGCCGCATTTGCGGTCGATGGTCACGCCGGGGATGGTTTCGGGCCAGCCGGCGCCCAATAGAGAGGTGCGTGCCACGTTGGCGCTCTGCTCGCCGATCTGGGTGACGCAGCCGAAGATCACGTCATCAATGGCGGAGGGCTGGAGGCCGTTGCGCTCGAGGAGCGCATTCAGGACCAAAGCGCCGAGATGGTCGCCGCGGACCTGGCTCAGAGCGCCACGGAAGCGCCCGATGGGGGTGCGGACGGCATCGATGATGACCGGGTCGTTCATAGATGGGCCCTCAAGCCGGAGCCCGGCACCTTCTCGCCATTCTCATATTTGTAGACGCCGTGGCCCACCTTGCGGCCGTAGCGGCCGGCCTTGACCATCTTGCCGATGAGCGGGCAGGGGCGGAACTTCTCGCCCAGGGTCTGATGAAGATGCTGAAGCACGGCGTAGCGCGTGTCCCAGCCCGTGAGGTCGCCGAGCTCGAGGGGACCCATGGGGTGATTGAAGGCCAGGCGCAACGCGGTGTCGATGTCCTCTGCGGTCGCCACGCCCTCGGACAGCATCCACATGGCCTCATTGCCGAGCATGGCCGACATGCGGCTGGTGGTGAAGCCGGGGGCCTCGTTGACGACGATGAAGGTCTTGCCGATGGCGGTGGACCATTCCTTCAGGCGCTCGACGGTCGCCTCGCTGGTCTGGAGCCCACGGATGATCTCGACGAGCTTCATCTTGTGGACGGGATTGAAGAAATGCATGCCGACGACCCGCTCGGGATGCGCCGAGGCGGCCGCGATCTCGGTGATGCTGAGGGCCGAGGTGTTGGTGGCGAGTACAGTGTCGGTGCCGACGACTGCATCGATCTCGCGCATGATCTTCAGCTTGACGTCGAGCTTCTCGGTCGCCGTTTCGATGACGAGAGTGGCTCCCTTGGCCGCCTCGGCGGCGCTGGTCGAGGTCGCGAGCGCCGCTATGGCGGCAGCGGCCTTATCGGCAGGGACCTTGCCCAGCTTCACGCCGCCCTGGATGATGGCTTCGATCGCAGCGACCGCCTTGTCGAGCACGGGCTGGCTGACATCGACCATGACGACTTCCGGTCCGGCCAGAGCGAAAGCGTGGGCGATGCCGAGCCCCATCTGGCCCGCTCCAATGACGACAACTTTCTGTTTCTCTGGCACGTCCTGTGTCCTGTCTCGATGATGGTGAGCGGCGTCACTCGCCGGTGAATTGAGGCGCGCGCTTCTCGACGAAGGCGCGCGCGGCTTCGATCTTGTCCTGCGTGGACAGAAGCAGGCTGAAGAGGTTGGCCTCCAGTGCCATGCCGTCTGCCAGAGCCATGCCGGCGCCCTTCACGGTCGCCTCCTTCACGTAGAGCGTGGCCAAGGGCGCGCGGGCGGCAATCTTCAGCGCCAGCGCCAGCGCTTCGGGAAGGAGAGATTCGACATTCTCAACGAGGCGCGACACGAGGCCGAGGCGCAGGGCTTCGGCAGCATCGATCCGATCGCCGGTGAGGAGCATGTCCAGGGCCGGACCCAAGCCGATGACCCGGGGCAGACGCTGGGTTCCGCCGGCGCCGGGAATGAGGCCGAGGCCGGTTTCCGGCAGGCTGAATTTCGCGTCGGGGGCGGCGATGCGGATGTCGCAGGCCAGGGCCATTTCGAGGCCGCCGCCCATGCAGGCGCCGTGAATCGCGGCGATGATCGGCTTGGTGGTGCGGTCGAAAGCCTGGATCCAGGGATCGCGGGTGAGCCGGCGCCGGGCGGCGACCGGCGTTTCGGCGTCGCGTTTTTCCTTAATGTCGGCCCCGGCGCAGAAGCCACGGGGGCCGGCCCCATGGATGAGGATGACGCGGATGTCCGGGTCCTCATCAGCCTGCCTGAGGGCTGCGGGCAAGCCATTGCGGATCGCGTCATTGATGGCGTTGATGCTGTCGGGGCGGTTGAGCGTGATGACGGCCACCGCGCCCCGGGTCTCGACGAGAAGGGCGGGCTGGGGGTCAATGCTCATCCCGGCACTATCCTTGTGCAAATGGTTCATCAGTTCATATGGCTCGGCAGCCAGAGGGTGATTTCGGGAATGCCGACAATCAGCGCCAAAGCGAGGAGATGCGCCAGAATGTGGGGCAAGACGCCCTTGAACACCTCGCTCAGAGGAATGCCGGAATAGCGGGAGACGACGAAGCAATTGAGGCCGACGGGCGGTGTCAGGAGGCCCACCTCGGCGGTGACGATCATCACTACGCCGAACCAGATCGGGTCGAAGCCGAGCGCGACGACCAGGGGCACGATCACGGGAACGGTGAGAATGAGGATTGCGGTCTGATCCATGAAGCAGCCCAGGACCAGATAGAATGCCACGATCATGACCATGACGATCCACGGCGAGATGCCGAGACCCTGAACCCAGATGATCAGGTCCTGCGTGATCTGGGTGAGCGCAAAGTAATAGCCGAAGATGGTGGCGCCGAGGATGATCAGCATGATCATGCAGGTGCCGTAGGTGGCCCTGACCAAGGCCTTGCGGAAGGTGCCGAGGTTCAACTTGCCGCTCGACAGAGCGAGACCGAAGCCGGCGAGCGCACCGAGGGCGGAGGCCTCCGTGGGCGTTGCGATGCCGGAATAGATGGTGCCGGTCACGAAGGCAAAGAGAAGGAGGACCGGACCGGTGACCTTGAGCAGGCGGAACTTCTCCGCCCAGGGAACTGCCGGTCCCGCCGGTGCCACGCTCGGGTCACGCAAGACCAGGACGTAGATCGTGGCGATGATGGTGAAGGTGACGATCATCGCCGGGACGATGCCGGCGACGAGAAGCTTGCCGATGTTCACTTCGGCGATGAGGCCGTAGATGATCAGGGCCACGGACGGCGGAATGAGCATGGACAGCGTGCCGGAGATCGCCACCACGCCGGCGGCCACGTCGGGCCTGTAGCCCTGCTTGATCATGGCGGGAAGGGTGGTCGCCGACAAGGTCGCGGCGGCGGCGGTGCTGGTGCCGCAGATCGCGCCGAAGCCCGCGCCCGCCAGGGCCGTCGCCATGCCGAGGCCGCCCCGCACCCGGCCCGTCCAGGCCGCGCCCGCCCGGAAGAGATCATCGGCGACGCCGCTGATCAGGACGAATTCCGCCATGAGCAGGAACATCGGCAAAGTGAGGAGTTCATAGGAGCCAGCCGTGCTGAGCGGTGTGCTCTGCACGATCCCACTCACCATGTCCCAGCCGCCAATGGAGTGGAGGCCCGCCATGCCGACAAGGGCCATGACCAAGCCGACGGGGATGGCCAGTCCGAGAAGGATGAACAGGGCGACAATGGGAAATGTGGTGATCATTCCGCGAGCCCTTCCTGCTTGGGTTCGAGGGCCAGGAGCTGCTCGACCTCGTCCTTCGGGGCCGAGAGGGTCAAGGCTTCGACGACGAAGCGCTCGACTGAACGCACGAGGGCCAGACCGCATCCCAGCGGCACGAGCACTGCCGAGGGCCAGATCGGCCAGTTGACCACCGGGCTCGGGAGGACCTCGCCGGTCTCGACCGCATCCAGGAAGCGAAGCATTCCATAGTAGAACAAGGCGAAGAACACCGCGATGGCGGCCATGCGGCCGAGAACGACGAGAACAAGGCGGGGACGAGCGCCGATATAGTTGCAGATGATGTCGACCGCCACATGGGCGCCCTTGGCATAGGAGCCTGGCAGGCCAAAGAAGAACAGGGCCGGGAGGATGTAGAGGACGAGGAGGTCCAGGGACCAGGGCAGAGGCGAATTCAGGGCGTAGCGGCAGAATACGTCGATGGAGACCACGATCATCACGGTGAACATCGCCAAGGCTGCGAGCGTGTCAGTGACACCCTCCACAGCCGTGAGAACCCCGTCGGCCTTTGCAGCCATCATCATGGTCTCCGATCGAGGCTCAGTTGGCCGGCAGCGCGGCCTTGAATGCCTTCAAGGTTTCAGTGCCGGGCAGGTTGCGGGAGTCCAGCTCCTTGGCCCAATCGGTCTGAACTGCCTGCGCGTAGCCATCCAGCTTCTCGAGATCCGCGTCGGAGAACTTCTTGAGATCGACGCCGTTGGCGAGGATCTTGGTGATGGCTTCCGACTTCTTCCGGTCGACATATTCACAGACCCGCTGAGCCGCCTTCTTGGACTCAGCCTTGATGGCCTCCTGAGCCTTGGGATCGAGCGCCTCGAACGCCTTCGTGTTCATGATGACGGCAACGACCTGGCCGCCGAGATTGGCATTCTGGGTGCCGTATTTCGTGACCGTGTCGAGCTTGTAGGTCAGGATGCTGTCGGGGGCGAAAATGAGCCCGTCGATGGTGCCGCGCGTGACCGCCTCATAAGCGGCGGCGCCGGATCCGGTCATCATCGGAGCAGCGCCGATCTTGTTCATCAGCGACTCGGTGGCGCGGGTCGCCACCATGATCTTCTTGCCCTTCATGTCGTCGACCGTATTGATCGGCGTATTGCTCGTGACCAGCTCGAAGGGCGGCAAAACGATCGGATAGAGCAGCGTCACGCCATTGGCGGTGAAATCGCGCTCGCCCAGGGCTCCGCCTTCTGCCAGCTTGTCATAGGCGACGAGGCCGTTACAGGCCTTGTCGAAGGCGCCCGGCATCTGCGCGACGTTGGACAGTTCCATCTTGTCGCCGAGAAAGGACACGCCGACGACGGCGATCTGGGCCACGTTGGAATTCACCAGGCGCAGGAAGTCCGTGGATTTGCCCAGCTGCTGAGCGGGGAAGTGCTGAAACTTAACTTCACCATTGGTGTCCTTCGTGACGGCCTCCATCAAGGGGGCCAAGCCGACGACGGTCAGGTAGTGAGTGAGGGGGAGATAATCCGCCACCCGGAGGGTCGTCTCGGCGGATGCGGATAGTGCACTGCTCGCCACCGCAACCATGGCGGCCATGGCGACGCCCAGTTTCTTCATCGTCTTCATCTTATTCCTCCCTTGCCAGTCTCTGCCGGCGTCCAAGCTCTCAGACGGCGGGTCCCCCGCCGCCGCCTCACGCAACCGCCGGTTTGGGCGGTGTCCTCTCGGTCTTCAGCATCACCTTCTCGCGGATCCGGTCCCAGGTGGCAGGTGTCACTCCCGCCTCGCGCAGCTCCTTTTTCTTGACCTTCTCGGAGGGGGTCTGCGGCAGGCTGGCCATGACCTCGATATAACGAGGCACCATGAAGCCGGGCATGCGGGCATCGCACCAGGCGATGACATCGGCATAGTCCAGGCCCGCCTGGCCCTCTTTCAGCACGACGCAGGCCTTCACCTCATCCTCGCCGGCCTGCTCGTCGGCCTTGACGCCGATGACGGCGCATTCGGCGATGGCGGGATGGGTGCGGACGACGGATTCGACCTCGAAGGAGGAGATGTTCTCGCCGCGCCGGCGCAGGGCGTCCTTCACGCGGTCGACGAAGTAATACCAGCCTTCCGCGTCCCGCCGCAGGGCGTCACCGGTGTGGAACCAAAGATTCCGCCAGGTTTCGACCGTCTTCTCGGGCATGCCCAAATATTCGCTGCACATGATGCCGGGCGCCTTGTGGCGCACGAGCAGCTCGCCGATCTCGCCCTCCGGGACCTCCTCGTCGGTCTCGGGATCGGCGAGACGGATCTCGAACCATTGGTCCACCAGCACCCCGGATGCGCCATCGGGACGCTTGGCGCCGCGCGGGGTCATGAAGACATTGGAAATCTCGGTCTGGCCGAAGCCGTCGACGAACTCGATGTCCCCGAAACGGTCGGTGAAGGTCTTCGCAAGACCGAGAGCGAGGGGGGCTGCGTAAATGGTGCGGAGCCTATGGCCGCGATCATTTGCCGACGGCGGCGTGGCGCAGATGAACGACATGGTGGCGCCGAGCAGGTTGGCAACCGTGGCGCCGGACCGCTTGGCGCGGCCGAAGTAATCGGAGGCGCTGAACTTCTGGTAGAGCACGCAATGAGCGCCGGCGATCAGGCAGGGATAGATCGTCAGAAACTGGGCGTTGCCATGAAAGAAGGGGAAGGCCGTCATGTAGACGTCCTGATCCGTCAGCCCGACCAGCTGCACATCTTCTTCGGCAAAGAAGTAAAAATGGGAGTGGGACATGACCACGCCCTTGGAGAGGCCGGTGGTGCCGGAGGTATAGAGAACGGCGGCCACATCACGGGGTCCGACTTCGATCCCCGGATTCTCCCTGTTGTCGGTCTTGAGGTCGGTCCAGGGGGCGGATTTGATGCGCTTCAGCGGATGCGCCGCGCCGGCGCCAATCAGGAAGCAGCGCTCGACATCGACGAGGCCATCCTCGACTTCGGCCAGGCGCTCGGTGAGCTCCGGGGTGGTGACGATGATGCGCGCCCGGCTCAGATTGACTTGATGCTGGAGGAAGGCGCCCTTCTGCAGGTCGCCCACGGGCACCTCAACGGCGCCGATCTTCTGAAGAGCCCACCAGGTGAGCACGAATTCCAGGCTGTTGGGCAGATACAGGACAACCCTGTCGCCCTTCTTCAGGCCTTGGGCGAGCAAGCCGTGAGCAAGACGGTTCACCTCGGCATTGGCTTCGGCAAAGCTCAGCGGCGTTCCGGCATCGGTCCAGGACAGACAGGGCCGATCGGCCCGAACCTCAGCCTGATGCTCAAGGATCTTTGGAAGCGCCCACATGTCCTTGGGGAAATGCGGCTCGAAGTGAGGATATGTCAGCATGGGCGCCCTGGGTTCGACGAGACGGCTCAGCGGACCAAGCCGGGGACCGGAAGGGGGGCCGCGTGCAGCGACATCTGTGCGCGAGCGTGCATGTCAGCGTCCTCCTGGGCGGGCCGCCAAAGGCCCTCGAATTGCTTATCCTTGGCCGGTGTCCGGCTGGTGACCGCTCATCCGTTGGGGATGGCGGATCTTCATTGGCCCTATCCGTAGCAAGCGACGAAACGGCTTTCAAGTGAAATTCTTTATGTAGAATGCTATTCGCAGATGAGATAGACTTGATCAAAATGGGTGATCGACGGCCTGGCCGGGTCATCTCGGGCGCTTCAGTCGCCGGCATGGAGGAGACGATCTTTGAGCGGGTGGCAACTCTGGACCCTGCCTTTCTTCGAGGCGCATCACCAAAAACTGGCCGAGCGTGTGGCGAGCTGGCGGGCTCCGTCGCATGACGAGCCGCGGGCCGAGGAGCTGGCCGATGCGTGCCGGGCCCTGGCACTGTCCCTGGCCGAGAAGGACATTCTCGAGATCCTGGTGCCCCGGCGCGACGCCCAAGGAGGCCGAAAGATCGATGTGCGGGCGCTGTGCATCGCGCGCGAGGCGGTCGCCTATGAGAGCGGACTGGCAGATGCCGTCCTGGCCATGCAGGGGATCGGCACCG
This DNA window, taken from Rhodoligotrophos appendicifer, encodes the following:
- a CDS encoding IclR family transcriptional regulator — its product is MADAVLMAKRSKDAQSAGTERPAARVDGEASPAAKVVGAVSSAVKILRYLSRSPDPVGVTRIAKDLKLNPSTCFNILRTLAGDDFVAFDPAAKTYVISWGVMDLARGATALRGDISSVQPVMERIALDHGVTVTLWQPISQNRKVLILSAHTRNAMRIQMSVGQRLPILIGATGRVMAAFSTLSRADIRKRFDEIRWDRPISFEDFLQQVRETAEQGWSIDDGNFAAGTVSVAVPILNDAGTATMAVTATMFAGQYDKERAASVVADLQEFALRCKHLAG
- a CDS encoding aldo/keto reductase, which gives rise to MRQVRLGKSGLLSSALGLGCMGMSEFYGPQDDAQSLKTLDRTIELGITMLDTSDIYGRGHNEELVGKAIAGRRERVLVASKFGIVRDPTGPSGSLYDRDLNNRPDYMRACCEASLKRLGTDYIDLYYVHRMDPNIPIEDTVGALGQLMNEGKIRGIGLSEVGADILKRASAVHPIAALQSEYSLWERAVEAETLPACRALDIAFVPYSPLGRGFLTGAITSTSVLNDNDIRQNSPRFQEGNIDRNLELLQNVKALAAKRGCTLGQIALAWLFGQGNDIVPIPGTKRIKYLEENAGAVDILLTKEELASIDLSSTEFAGSRHWVPTPAVS
- a CDS encoding thiolase family protein; the encoded protein is MNDPVIIDAVRTPIGRFRGALSQVRGDHLGALVLNALLERNGLQPSAIDDVIFGCVTQIGEQSANVARTSLLGAGWPETIPGVTIDRKCGSSEAALHMAAGEIASGMVDMVVAGGVESMSRVPMGSNREIHGEPFGHKLLDRFEMTSQGEAAERIADQWTMTRDDLDAYAMESHRRAAQADDEGRFEGQKIPVEVNAWQEPGAEPANIVLTADETIRRGTTLEKLATLKTSFRPDGRVTAGNASQISDGAAALLVASREAAEKHGLKPRARIAAMTTVGSDPTLMLTGPLAATRRVLDRAGLSIDEIDLFEVNEAFAPVPLMWMKEFGVGHDRLNVNGGAIALGHPLGASGARLLTTLLHEMDRRGARYGLQTMCCAGGLGTATIIERLD
- a CDS encoding 3-hydroxyacyl-CoA dehydrogenase, which gives rise to MPEKQKVVVIGAGQMGLGIAHAFALAGPEVVMVDVSQPVLDKAVAAIEAIIQGGVKLGKVPADKAAAAIAALATSTSAAEAAKGATLVIETATEKLDVKLKIMREIDAVVGTDTVLATNTSALSITEIAAASAHPERVVGMHFFNPVHKMKLVEIIRGLQTSEATVERLKEWSTAIGKTFIVVNEAPGFTTSRMSAMLGNEAMWMLSEGVATAEDIDTALRLAFNHPMGPLELGDLTGWDTRYAVLQHLHQTLGEKFRPCPLIGKMVKAGRYGRKVGHGVYKYENGEKVPGSGLRAHL
- a CDS encoding enoyl-CoA hydratase/isomerase family protein, which codes for MSIDPQPALLVETRGAVAVITLNRPDSINAINDAIRNGLPAALRQADEDPDIRVILIHGAGPRGFCAGADIKEKRDAETPVAARRRLTRDPWIQAFDRTTKPIIAAIHGACMGGGLEMALACDIRIAAPDAKFSLPETGLGLIPGAGGTQRLPRVIGLGPALDMLLTGDRIDAAEALRLGLVSRLVENVESLLPEALALALKIAARAPLATLYVKEATVKGAGMALADGMALEANLFSLLLSTQDKIEAARAFVEKRAPQFTGE
- a CDS encoding TRAP transporter large permease → MITTFPIVALFILLGLAIPVGLVMALVGMAGLHSIGGWDMVSGIVQSTPLSTAGSYELLTLPMFLLMAEFVLISGVADDLFRAGAAWTGRVRGGLGMATALAGAGFGAICGTSTAAAATLSATTLPAMIKQGYRPDVAAGVVAISGTLSMLIPPSVALIIYGLIAEVNIGKLLVAGIVPAMIVTFTIIATIYVLVLRDPSVAPAGPAVPWAEKFRLLKVTGPVLLLFAFVTGTIYSGIATPTEASALGALAGFGLALSSGKLNLGTFRKALVRATYGTCMIMLIILGATIFGYYFALTQITQDLIIWVQGLGISPWIVMVMIVAFYLVLGCFMDQTAILILTVPVIVPLVVALGFDPIWFGVVMIVTAEVGLLTPPVGLNCFVVSRYSGIPLSEVFKGVLPHILAHLLALALIVGIPEITLWLPSHMN
- a CDS encoding TRAP transporter small permease gives rise to the protein MMMAAKADGVLTAVEGVTDTLAALAMFTVMIVVSIDVFCRYALNSPLPWSLDLLVLYILPALFFFGLPGSYAKGAHVAVDIICNYIGARPRLVLVVLGRMAAIAVFFALFYYGMLRFLDAVETGEVLPSPVVNWPIWPSAVLVPLGCGLALVRSVERFVVEALTLSAPKDEVEQLLALEPKQEGLAE
- the dctP gene encoding TRAP transporter substrate-binding protein DctP, which encodes MKTMKKLGVAMAAMVAVASSALSASAETTLRVADYLPLTHYLTVVGLAPLMEAVTKDTNGEVKFQHFPAQQLGKSTDFLRLVNSNVAQIAVVGVSFLGDKMELSNVAQMPGAFDKACNGLVAYDKLAEGGALGERDFTANGVTLLYPIVLPPFELVTSNTPINTVDDMKGKKIMVATRATESLMNKIGAAPMMTGSGAAAYEAVTRGTIDGLIFAPDSILTYKLDTVTKYGTQNANLGGQVVAVIMNTKAFEALDPKAQEAIKAESKKAAQRVCEYVDRKKSEAITKILANGVDLKKFSDADLEKLDGYAQAVQTDWAKELDSRNLPGTETLKAFKAALPAN
- a CDS encoding AMP-binding protein, with the protein product MLTYPHFEPHFPKDMWALPKILEHQAEVRADRPCLSWTDAGTPLSFAEANAEVNRLAHGLLAQGLKKGDRVVLYLPNSLEFVLTWWALQKIGAVEVPVGDLQKGAFLQHQVNLSRARIIVTTPELTERLAEVEDGLVDVERCFLIGAGAAHPLKRIKSAPWTDLKTDNRENPGIEVGPRDVAAVLYTSGTTGLSKGVVMSHSHFYFFAEEDVQLVGLTDQDVYMTAFPFFHGNAQFLTIYPCLIAGAHCVLYQKFSASDYFGRAKRSGATVANLLGATMSFICATPPSANDRGHRLRTIYAAPLALGLAKTFTDRFGDIEFVDGFGQTEISNVFMTPRGAKRPDGASGVLVDQWFEIRLADPETDEEVPEGEIGELLVRHKAPGIMCSEYLGMPEKTVETWRNLWFHTGDALRRDAEGWYYFVDRVKDALRRRGENISSFEVESVVRTHPAIAECAVIGVKADEQAGEDEVKACVVLKEGQAGLDYADVIAWCDARMPGFMVPRYIEVMASLPQTPSEKVKKKELREAGVTPATWDRIREKVMLKTERTPPKPAVA